From one Anabas testudineus chromosome 21, fAnaTes1.2, whole genome shotgun sequence genomic stretch:
- the LOC113173310 gene encoding olfactory receptor 2T2-like, with the protein MDDTLNVTYITLGGFVELQEYRYLCFMIMFTAFILIICFNVTIICLICTHRNLHEPMYIFIAALLLNSVLYSTNIYPKLLNDLLSEKQIISYSLCFFQAFVYYTLIGSEFLLLAAMAYDRYVSICKPLQYPTIMTKTTVSVFLVLAWFIPACELAVSVAFNATIKRCSFTLKGLFCNNSFYTLQCVVSVGISMYGMVILVNVAYFPLFFVLFTYIRILLVCYRSSNTVRRKAAQTCLPHLLVLSCLSSFGMYDAFIPRVDSHIPKTVHLILTLQIILYHPLLNPIVYGLKMKEISQHLNKLLFSNKSHLQC; encoded by the coding sequence ATGGATGatacattaaatgtcacatataTAACTCTGGGTGGGTTTGTAGAGCTGCAGGAGTACAGATATCTGTGTTTTATGATCATGTTTACAGCTTTTATTCTAATAATCTGCTTTAATGTCACCATCATTTGTCTTATCTGTACTCACAGAAACCTCCATGAGCcgatgtacattttcattgcagctttgttactgaactctgttcttTACAGCACTAACATCTACCCAAAACTTCTTAACGACCTTTTgtctgagaaacagatcatatcatattcactctgtttttttcaAGCTTTTGTATATTACACTTTGATCggttcagagttcttactgttagcagccatggcctatgacagatatgtgtctatatgtaaacctctgcagtatccaactatcatgacaaaaacaactgtgagtgtgtttctggtTTTAGCTTGGTTTATACCTGCTTGTGAGCTGGCTGTGTCCGTGGCATTTAATGCTACTATAAAACGCTGTAGCTTTACTTTGAAAGGATTGTTCTGTAACAATTCATTTTACACACTTCAGTGTGTGGTTTCAGTAGGAATAAGTATGTATGGTATGGTTATTTTGGTCAATGTTGCATATTTCCCTctgttttttgtacttttcacaTACATTAGGATACTTCTTGTATGTTATCGAAGTAGTAACACAGTcaggagaaaagctgcacagacctgtttgcCTCATCTTCTGGTTTTATCCTGCTTGTCCTCTTTTGGAATGTATGATGCTTTCATACCTCGAGTGGACTCACATATTCCAAAAACTGTCCATTTAATATTGACTTTGCAAATAATTTTGTATCATCCGCTCTTGAATCCGATCGTATATggactaaaaatgaaagaaatttctCAACACCTCAATAAGTTGCTGTTTagtaataaatcacatttacagtgttaa
- the LOC113173311 gene encoding LOW QUALITY PROTEIN: transmembrane protein 237A-like (The sequence of the model RefSeq protein was modified relative to this genomic sequence to represent the inferred CDS: deleted 1 base in 1 codon), which translates to MPTVKSKKKKPKKEVIDGEEQGEGGLEVEMEEVTSRSRSNSRDPLTPEPQDPAPQKKKKKKKSPAIDQEAEHDDMPNGNTAEPGDGEDMTVTVTRRTKRKRKAKVMEHSNDLGAEDDDIITDAQSPIPQHSLFSAPHGHSQPVGKVFVERNRRFQAERAEHLRHSELMDDYMDPRQIWTTRDVAMRVHSGFRVIGLFSHGFLAGYAVWNIIVVYVLAGDQLTTLPNLLQQYHPLAYPAQSLLYLLLAVSTVSAFDRVNLAKASMALRGFLTLDPAALASFLYFIALILSLRHPCPALASPLSFCPRTLCSSSSSRPPGSEQQILQPWIVVNLVVALLVGLAWAVVSTRPDIDYTEEFLMTMEVEGYPRGDESLEIPA; encoded by the exons ATGCCGACCGTCaagagcaagaagaagaagccaaaGAAGGAGGTCATCGATGGGGAGGAGCAGGGAGAAG GAGGTCtggaggtggagatggaggaggtgacCAGTAGAAGTCGCTCTAACAGCAGAGACCCTCTGACCCCAGAGCCGCAGGATCcagcaccacagaagaagaagaaaaagaagaagtcgCCTGCTATAG ACCAGGAAGCAGAGCATGACGACATGCCCAACGGCAACACGGCAGAGCCAGGAGACGGAGAGGACATGACTGTTACC GTGACCAGGAGGACGAAAAGGAAAAG GAAGGCGAAGGTGATGGAGCACAGCAATGACCTGGGAGCTGAAGATGACGACATCATCACAGACGCCCAGTCACCAATCCCCCAGCATTCCCTGTTCTCCGCCCCCCACGGACACAGTCAGCCGGTCGGGAAAGTCTTTGTTGAGAGGAACA GGCGTTTCCAGGCAGAGCGGGCGGAGCACCTCCGACACTCAGAGCTGATGGACGACTACATGGACCCCAGGCAGATCTGGACCACCAGAGACGTGGCTATGAGGGTCCACAGCGGCTTCAG GGTCATCGGTCTGTTCTCTCACGGTTTCCTGGCTGGATACGCCGTGTGGAACATCATCGTCGTCTACGTGCTGGCGGGCGACCAGCTGACCACGCTGCCCAACCTGCTGCAGCAGTACCACCCGCTGGCCTACCCGGCCCAGTCGCTGCTCTACCTGCTGCTGGCCGTCAGCACCGTGTCTGCATTCgacag AGTGAACCTGGCCAAAGCCTCCATGGCCCTGAGAGGCTTCCTCACCCTGGACCCTGCTGCTCTGGCTTCTTTCT TGTACTTCATAGCCCTGATCCTGTCCCTGCGTCACCCCTGCCCCGCGCTCGCatcccctctctccttctgccCCCGCACCCTGTG ctcctcctcctcctccaggccTCCAGGTTCAGAGCAGCAGATCCTGCAGCCCTGGATTGTGGTGAACCTGGTGGTGGCTCTGTTGGTGGGTCTGGCCTGGGCCGTCGTATCAACGCGGCCGGACATCGACTACACAGAAG agtTTCTGATGACGATGGAAGTGGAGGGATACCCGAGAGGAGACGAGAGCCTGGAAATCCCTGCATGA
- the LOC113173531 gene encoding MAGUK p55 subfamily member 4-like: MKQAMDDVVNEVLSSVVEDVGHAVNRNITGAQILHELLSAPWLRALLKIYECLMEFQRLTPSPVLPYASGLSLEIMTLLQKSHRPSAEARELYSLLSSPHIQALLSSHDSVAQSDYGPVLPPLPDELPEDEEAMRIVCLVKNNQPLGATIRRDEETGDIYIARVIHGGLADRSGLLHPGDMLVEVNGNPVGGLEPEQVIQILINSQGTILFKVIPNPAQISSGQTPVYMKAMVDYCPQQDPSIPCPDAGMAFSRGDLLEVVDQSDGQWWQARKLPCTASCAGLIPSASMLKSKQREQWWCQPLHIHTCIRPCEDSSLSSVMLYSTDLEEINFDEAESDVADSFYLAGFRRSFRLWRRTSYRRRRQSCTSCSPNTTLSTPYEEVALYQRPPQENHRLIILVGASGVGVNELRKRLIKLNPSTFQGPVPHTTRPIRAGEQTGREYHFVTKELFEYMACNHRFVEFGEYKGHLYGTSTDAVDDVLKRGRVCIIDAEAHSIQQLRTRKLKPYVIFIKAPSPESLRQTRRDARVITNFAINRAFTEDDFMELEDVSRLIEAKYKQFFDTVLVNEDLQDSCIQLCSIIQQAQDEPQWIPVSWTRTEE, encoded by the exons ATGAAACAAGCTATGGATGACg TTGTCAACGAGGTGCTGTCCAGCGTGGTGGAGGATGTTGGTCACGCTGTCAATAGAAACATCACCGGTGCTCAGATTCTGCATGAACTGCTGAGTGCACCGTGGCTGCGCGCCCTGCTCAAG ATTTATGAGTGTCTGATGGAGTTTCAGAGACTGACACCCAGCCCCGTTCTGCCTTACGCCTCAGGGCTCTCACTTGAG ATCATGACTCTGCTACAGAAGTCCCACCGTCCCTCAGCTGAAGCTAGAGAGCTCTACAGCCTCCTCAGCTCACCACACATTCAG GCGCTCCTATCATCTCACGACAGCGTAGCACAGTCAGACTATGGACCTGTTTTACCCCCTCTGCCTGACGAGCTACCTGAAGATGAGGAGGCCATGAGGATCGTCTGTCTGGTGAAAAACAACCAGCCGCTG ggGGCAACAATAAGGAGGGACGAGGAGACGGGAGACATCTACATCGCCAGGGTGATTCACGGAGGACTGGCCGATCGCAGTG GACTTCTCCATCCTGGTGATATGTTAGTGGAGGTGAACGGGAACCCTGTGGGGGGTCTGGAGCCAGAACAGGTCATCCAGATACTG ATCAATTCTCAGGGAACCATCCTGTTTAAAGTCATTCCCAATCCAGCTCAGATCAGCAGCGGCCAGACGCCG GTGTACATGAAGGCGATGGTGGACTACTGCCCCCAGCAGGACCCCTCCATCCCCTGTCCCGATGCAGGTATGGCCTTCAGCAGAGGAGACCTGCTGGAGGTGGTCGACCAGTCGGACGGACAGTGGTGGCAGGCCAGGAAGTTGCCCTGCACCGCGTCCTGCGCCGGTCTGATTCCCTCTGCCAGCATGTTGAAGAG taaaCAGAGGGAACAGTGGTGGTGTCAGCCATTACATATTCATACCTGCATCAGACCCTGTGAGGACTCCTCATTATCATCAGTGATGCTTTATTCTACAG ATCTGGAAGAGATTAATTTTG ATGAGGCCGAGTCTGATGTGGCCGACAGCTTCTACCTGG CTGGTTTCCGGCGGAGTTTCCGTCTGTGGAGGAGGACGTCCTACAGGAGGAGACGTCAGTCCTGCACCTCCTGCTCCCCCAACACTACTCTGTCCACCCCCTACGAGGAGGTGGCTCTGTACCAGCGCCCCCCACAGGAAAACCACCGCCTCATCATCCTTGTTG GGGCTTCGGGAGTCGGAGTTAATGAGCTGAGGAAGAGACTCATCAAACTGAACCCCTCGACCTTCCAGGGACCTGTTCCCC ACACCACTCGTCCAATCAGAGCCGGGGAGCAGACAGGACGAGAGTACCACTTTGTCACCAAAGAGCTGTTTGAGTACATGGCCTGTAACCACAG GTTTGTGGAGTTCGGGGAGTATAAGGGCCACCTGTACGGGACCAGCACAGACGCCGTTGACGACGTGCTGAAGCGAGGACGGGTGTGCATCATTGATGCTGAAGCACAT AGCATCCAGCAGCTGCGGACGAGAAAACTGAAGCCATACGTGATTTTCATCAAAGCCCCCAGTCCAGAAAGTCTGAGACAGACTCGGAGAGACGCTCGAGTCATCACCAACTTCGCCATCAACAGAGCTTTCACA gaGGACGACTTCATGGAGCTGGAGGACGTGTCTCGGCTGATTGAGGCTAAGTACAAACAGTTTTTTGACACCGTGCTGGTGAACGAAGACCTGCAGGATTCCTGCATTCAGCTCTGCTCCATCATCCAGCAGGCTCAGGATGAACCTCAGTGGATACCTGTCAGCTGGACCCGAACCGAGGAGTAG